In a genomic window of Candidatus Saccharimonadales bacterium:
- a CDS encoding M48 family metalloprotease has translation MYSAIAANKRNTLFIMAAFVGIIGAIGWLVSMYYGDANITYWVIGVSFVYALIQYYAASKLAIAMTGAKEIQKKDNPRLYRIVENLAITTGIPTPKVYMIDDPAPNAFATGRDPKHAIVAATTGIMDIMNDRELEAVMAHELGHVRNYDIRVSMIAFGLVSAIALLSDIAMRMFFFGGDRRENNTSPIVLIVGVVLIILAPIIAAIIQMAVSRQREYLADASGVMTTRDSEGLASALGKLQQYGQPMKQQHGATAHLFFNNPLKKGFFNNLFSTHPPLEMRIARLRNNANKF, from the coding sequence ATGTATAGTGCCATCGCCGCCAACAAACGTAACACGCTGTTCATCATGGCAGCGTTTGTTGGCATTATCGGTGCAATTGGCTGGCTCGTTAGCATGTACTATGGAGACGCTAATATTACCTATTGGGTAATAGGTGTTTCATTCGTATATGCTTTAATCCAGTATTATGCCGCAAGCAAACTAGCCATAGCGATGACTGGCGCGAAAGAGATTCAAAAAAAGGATAATCCAAGATTGTACCGAATTGTTGAAAACCTGGCAATTACCACGGGTATTCCTACGCCAAAGGTCTACATGATTGATGATCCGGCCCCTAACGCCTTTGCGACTGGCCGCGATCCGAAACACGCAATTGTCGCGGCAACCACTGGCATTATGGATATCATGAATGACCGCGAACTAGAAGCGGTCATGGCACACGAGCTTGGTCACGTACGCAACTACGATATCCGCGTAAGCATGATTGCTTTTGGCCTTGTGAGCGCTATCGCGCTTTTATCCGATATCGCGATGAGGATGTTCTTTTTCGGAGGTGACAGGCGAGAAAACAATACAAGTCCTATTGTTCTGATAGTCGGAGTGGTCCTTATTATTCTCGCCCCTATCATTGCGGCGATTATTCAGATGGCCGTAAGCAGGCAGCGTGAATATCTCGCTGACGCCAGCGGAGTTATGACAACCCGTGACTCAGAGGGCCTAGCAAGCGCTCTCGGGAAATTACAGCAGTACGGGCAACCAATGAAACAACAGCATGGCGCTACGGCACATCTCTTTTTCAATAATCCGCTCAAGAAAGGTTTTTTCAATAACTTATTTAGCACGCATCCGCCGCTTGAAATGCGTATTGCCCGCCTCCGTAATAACGCCAATAAATTTTAA
- a CDS encoding LemA family protein codes for MEFLWLWIVIGVIVVLGIFLWATYNGLVTLKIRVDEAWSDITVQLKRRLDLIPNLVNSVKGYAAHESGVFEKVTEARANALNAKGVKETAEAENMFEGALKSLFAVAEAYPDLKANQNFLQLQQELVDTEDKIQASRRFYNGGVRDLNTKIQVFPNNVFAGMLGFKEREFFEVEDMATVDKPVDVKF; via the coding sequence ATGGAATTTTTATGGCTGTGGATCGTTATAGGGGTTATTGTGGTGCTTGGGATATTCCTATGGGCAACATATAACGGACTTGTAACACTAAAAATACGTGTTGATGAGGCATGGAGTGACATTACCGTTCAGCTTAAGCGACGTCTTGATCTGATCCCGAATCTTGTTAACAGCGTGAAGGGCTATGCGGCGCACGAATCTGGCGTATTTGAAAAAGTCACCGAGGCGCGAGCGAACGCATTAAATGCTAAGGGCGTTAAAGAAACAGCTGAAGCTGAAAACATGTTCGAAGGAGCGCTAAAAAGCTTGTTTGCGGTTGCCGAAGCGTACCCGGACCTAAAAGCTAACCAGAACTTCTTGCAGCTACAACAAGAACTAGTCGACACCGAAGACAAAATCCAAGCATCACGCCGCTTTTATAACGGTGGGGTTCGTGATCTAAATACTAAGATACAGGTTTTCCCAAACAATGTTTTCGCTGGAATGCTTGGTTTTAAAGAACGTGAATTCTTTGAAGTCGAAGACATGGCAACGGTCGACAAACCTGTTGACGTCAAATTCTAA